One Xiphophorus maculatus strain JP 163 A chromosome 23, X_maculatus-5.0-male, whole genome shotgun sequence genomic window, GTGGGGCATAAGTGTGATGCATTATCAAATTTCGGGGGTTTGATGCTAGTTAGGATGGAAATGCAATTAAGGTCCACAAGTAACGGCGGTATGGGGAGAAACAAGATAGTGTGTGAAGTGTGCTAGGCAAGTTGTGCAACTAAGTGTGCGCTCATACATGTGTCAAGACTATTTAAGGTTAAAATCCTGagtctgtatgtgtgtgtgagtgtcttTATGCAGCTCTGAAAAGTGAGGTAAGGCAGAACCATCAGAGCATTTGTCAGCGTGTTTCTGGCTAACCTTACTCTGCCCTTAAAACCACGGGTCCAGGTCAGTGGCTTTGTGGGTCTCCAGAACCTGTGGTTCAAATCTAAAACTGGGCTCTTGATTTTTAACAGATTTCTGAGATAGCCAGAACTTTTTCAAAGAATGTGAAGAGAAAGCCTGCTGGCCCAGGCTGCACAAAAGCATCATTAAGGGTTTTCagaattgttaaaataaattgttgtcCAACTTCTGCCTGCCAAGTCCAGGATCCTGACCTACATCCTGGCAGCTCCGGCCTGTGTTGCGGTTTCTGCAGGAAAAGACGGAGAATATAACCTTGCAATAACACATGCATATGAGCAATTCCCTCAGAATTATCAGTTTAAATGCAGGAAGTAGGAGGCAGCCGTAGAAGTACACTCAGGCTCCGTGGTGGAAATGATCTCATCGTCTGGCTCAGGACTCTGCGGAGCTTCATTGACACTCAAAAGGAGTCAAGTGAGCATGCATCTCACTTCTCTCATCTCACATTTCTTCAAttgctttttctctctcaatAGCGGCGAGCCACAACCACCACTTTAAGCTCTGGGAGGAGGGCTCTTCAGCCAGTCCCGGGGTGCAGAGCTTTGCTGAAGTTGGTGTGACGGTGGAGCTGATGAAAGCAGCCAAGGAGGCCCGGAAGAAGCGCACGATCGGAGTTATGTACCGGACAGCCGGCATTCCCAATGGGATCGGACACAGCTCCACGGAGATGCTCATGGTGCCCCGCAACCCACTGGTAGGAGACGATGACGCTTCAAAAAGCACATCTACACTCACGCAGTCACTTTGAGCTGGGTCTATTACAGCGTGCATATGCACCCACCAAGTAATGTCCTACTTATTTCCACTACACCCTGTCAGACTTTGTTTAGACCAAGTGCCTGAGTTCAGTAGCCGCAAACGCCTACATCCATCCTGCACACTTTGCTCTCAGGCTGAACTGGAGCCGAGGGAGGGGCCCATCTGTGTAAGGTAAATACCAGTAAATGCCAGTTACCTCAACATAAAGACTGCAGACGCGTAGAAACAGCTACAGTTTTCCTGTCTGAGGGAAGAGAAAATTGGCCCACCagtgatttttgctttttgttaatTAGCTTGTTAAACTTTGAGCTAGCGTGCTTTGTCTATACacaacctaaaataaaatgtatcctGTTATTATCACCAAGCACAAAAATAAGTCATGCATTAGCTGTGCTTAACCACAATAGATCAGTTTCACCAGCCACACCCAGGCCTAATTACTGTAGAAATCAGTAATCCCTTAAATAGAATCTATTTGACAATGTGACAAGGGATAAAAGATATCCAAGAATAGTTAGGGAACAAAGTCATTAATATCTCTCAGCctgaataaaaagagaaaagaaacaaaagcattttagtGGGTTTTGATTCCAGTGAACCACACTTGGAGTCATCATTCActaatggagaaaacatggattTGTGGTGAATCATCTGAAAACTGTCCAGTCttccaaaattactccaagagtcCATAGATGATACATCCAGAAGGTCATAAAGTACCTAGAACATCATTTAATGCTCCACAGGCCTCACTTGCCTTTAGAGATTAAGTCAGTGAATGAATGTCCTGACACTGTTGGTCAAAATTTGTTGTAATGATTGATTGAAATTATTTCACGAGtaacaaaacatgtcaaaaccATTATTGTCGTTTAGGGTTGCGCATCTGGGATGAGTTTCTCCTGCTTGGACGCAGTGCTTCCTTTGTCCAAACAGATCCTTTTTTGCTTTGAACCAAAAACTTCAGTGTTTGGTCTTCTCTGTCTACAAAACACAATTCCAACAGTCCCTGTTCTTCTGCATGTGATCTTTAATAAACTGCAGATGAGTTTATTCATCGTCAATCTGGGCTGGGAACAAACCGCAGATGGGGCAGTGGGGTTCTTCTCAGACGGTAATCGCCTTTTCCCTGCAGTGGACATCGTCCTTGCTCAGAGTTCCTCTGATGGTCGACTCACGAACGTTAACGCAAGCCAACGCAAGAGAGGGGCCTTTAGTTGATTAGAGGTTGCTTCAAACCAGATCGTGGTTTCAACATAAATGTCTAAATCCATTTTCGGTCATCCTCACTCTGCAATGCTTAATCAAAAAAACATCTtacttttcctttgttttcaattagattttaaaacatttcatatgtTGGATGCTGGTATGAATAGATACAGCAGATATAATCTGATGCAATTTGGTGAGTATGATATGTCGTGTACTGACCCGCTGGGGGAGCCAATGAAATCTTTCATAGttcattaattttaataaatagaaaaaaaaaacacatttaacttttaatcCAAGAATGTCATTTAACAAAAGGAGCTGGTTGGATTGTAGGCTATGTACACATTCCCTTCctctgaaatattatttatgaaGATGTCTGTTGGTCAGAGTGGCTTTAAGttgagaaaaattaaacaaagaattACCTCCCATTATGTTCAACATCATGTAagatttttctgacttttgacTGGTCTGGTACTTTTCTTAGTAAAAACCTCAATGCTACTAATGCTCTTCTGTGAAGCAATTCAAACATCTGGCATGTTGAAttaattgtctgtttttagcTAGGCtcactttgtatttatttagtgaTTATTCACATCAGATGTTATCACAAGGCACATTACAAGACAAGCAGGtcaaattcagatttaattGTATGTAACCCAGTTTGATTTTATCAGCTTAGTAAACTATTCATAGTTAGCCAAACACATGTAAAACAGTAACATGGACGCTTTCCACTTTCTGTGCGAAATATTTGTCAATATGATAAGGGGGAAAATGCAACAAGACCACCAGCTCATTAGAACAATACAACTCATATGCTCGACTGGTTTTTGAGtacaaaagttggaaatttaCAGGAGCTTTTATAGGAGTTTGTGTGCATATTTGAGCCAGTTTTCCCTTAACAAGAACTGCTCTAAATTCAGCTCATCCTCATGCTGTTAAAGATTTTTACACTTCTTATTGATAaaggtataaataatttttaagaagaaaaggtaaataaaaacagatgaattgTTGTAAAACGTAAACTCTTTCAcacgtttttattatttcctgttaCATTTCCTCTCAAAAATTAACTTCTTCTTtgaatacaaattatttttaatctaaacctACCAGAGATTATGTgtaattttggttttaactgCTTGTAACAATACTATTCATCAATTAGAATATAGACGATGTCATCGTCTAGTATTTAGAACCCAGTCTTTGCCTCTTTTCTCCGCCCAGCTGTCTTTCATCTTATAAGCTAGATTTTTTGTGGCTCAATTCCCCACACAGGGATCCACAAGCATTTCACAGTTTTGATaccagcaagaaaaaaaattaatctgaaatgtagatagatagatagatagatagatagatagatagatagattttatTACAGACTCAGAGTCCAGATTACATACAAAGGAAagcaaagacaataaaagaataaaaagtacaataaaaaaaccaaCTCCTAGCCATTCAGAAGGCAATCATACCAATGTCTCCAGAGTACAAAAAGTGTATGTAAAGTAAAAAGTTGTCTAATTAAATCTGTGGTCTCTTTTGAGGCGATATAAGGTTGCTGCTTATCTTTAATAAAGTTCAGATTCAGCTTAAGTGCGCCAGCTGATAAAATTGTTCCTATCTGGGCTTTTTTGCTTCTTACCTGCATGTTCAGGTGAGAGAGAAGGTCCATTCCTCTTGCGTCTACTATACTTCACACCCATATGCAATAAAATCTGGGTTTTTATCCGTCCGCCAATCTGTGCAATGATATGTGCCTtactgtttcaaataaaaagaattagatcctgttttttcatttcaatttttattgtaattaccCGTAAAAAGTGGCATTTCTTCAAGATTATCATGTCTAGAGAGTCTCCTGCTTGCATTGTCAACTACATTAGGAGACTAGTCCTTGAACCAGAGGGCAAAAAGAAAGAGTTGAACACTCTTTAGTTGAGCATTGTTTCTGTAAGCATAGGTAATGTACAGCACCCCGCCGTGTTGTCTTCTAGGTATGTGACGTGTGTGCTGGTCTGTTTTTAGATCAGATAAGCAAAGCAAAGCCCAGCTATTGAGTGTGTTGTTTTGGACATGATTTAATGACGTGATCCAGCTGATAACTTAATCTGTGAGTATGTTGCACTGTCTGTTGCGCTCTCATTTATAAATACTGTATCATTCCTTTGAAGACAGCCGATGGTTTATACGACATCCGCCAGGAATCCCAAACACATGACTTCTGTCATCATATATCCAGCTATTGTTTAATGTGGAGCTCAACCAGATGGAGACGCAGAATGTGATCCATTTTAAGCCGCTCGAGAGGCTTTCTGCTGGATGCCTTCTGGTCTTTGAAAACGGTTTTCTGAGATGGACACAGGGTTTCAAGATTGGTCCTGACCAGGTCCTATGTAATGCAAACTTCCATTCAGCTAATAATTAAGAAATTAGCCGAGAGGCGGCACCTTTCAGATTAGCTCAggagagtttcagaaaaagatgaaaagcgTAAGAGGCAGgaagttcaaagaacaaaaaggaaGGACGTTGATGTTTCTAAAAGGCCACAAGACTTCTTCTGGTTTAGTCtttactttttaacatttatcacTGGAAGAAAAACGAACACTCGTATGTCTTCCTGACTCATCTCATTCCTTTGTCTCAGATCTGCTGGTCCCCGCTCTCTGTTTGGTTCAACACCAGCGATTCATTCAAAGCCCATACAAAAACCGACTCTCAGACTGACAAGATGAGCAGCAAttgtcaaatgtgtttttccaaaaatgGAGAAGTTTTCAAAAGTGCTGCTGTCTGGTCTTCTGCCAtcacttcagtgtgttttgacCCTAAATCCACTCTCCGAGATGAGATCACCGTTTCTCAGGAAACATACATCATACAGGAGACAGACGGGGTGCACGTGTACACATGCCGACTGTTTTATAGTCGCAAAATCCCTACATCGGCGCTCGTGTGTGTGATGTCAGGCCTATTGCATTTATTGTCCTGGCTGATGTTACTGTGATCTCTGTAATTTCATTCATTCTGCACTCATCTCACTTTCCACAGGATTTAAAGTTGCACAGTCCAGAGTGGACTAATGgttattatattaaaatagcaagtgttttcattacatttcaATCTACATGTCatagtataaaatattttttattagagATAAGAGTTATTTTATTCAGCTTCAAATAGAGTTCAAGGTTTTTTATGGGGTTATGTTGGAAGACTGACTAGACATTATATCACCTTACATGTGACGGAACAAGACAGTTTGGGTCTTGGATGGTATTGAGGATGCATGTGTGGTTTATTATTATGGTAGCAACCATTTGAGTCGttggtggaaaataaaaatagttttacaccttggacattttcagattttgtcatattacaaccacaaaccagagtgtattttttatataaatattatgtgataaaccaacaaaaagcagtgcataatttagaagttaaattaaaaggtacattttttttgtcaaagaaaatctataaaatgtgTTGTCCATTCAGCATTCAGCTCTCTTTTTATGATTTCTGGGTAAAGCCACCTCACACTTCAGTCTAGAGACTGacatttttactaattttaCCTTACAGAATCACTCAAGCTGAGTCAAACCGGGTCGTGTTAATCTCAGGTTAATGTATGTGATGTGTTGTTTAGGATTATTGTTctgttggaaggtgaacctccaccacTGTCAATTTTCAGCTTCAAACGTGTTTTTAATCTAGGACTGCTCTGCACTTTAGCTCTATCCATTCTTTCTGTATTGGCCAGAAagtttggtttcatctgaccagaggtCCTTCTTCTGCCTCCACTTTCCTGACATGGTTTTAGAATACTACAAATTAGATCTATTTCTTTTAAcgatggctttcttcttgcctctTTTCTAACAAGCTAATATTTGTGGAGTTCAGCTAATAGTATGCAGACTCTCCCAGCTGATAACACTACAGATTCTCCATAGTGACAACAATCCtcttcttggctgcttctctgattaatgttctcCTTCCCAGCCTGCCAGTTTAGGTGGACTATCATGTCTTGCTTAGGTTTGGAGTTGTGTCAtaatctttccattttcagatgatggattgagcagagctctgtgagatgttcaaagcttggggTTTTGTTTTATGACTGAACTCTGCTTTAAATTTCTCGTCAACCTCACCTGTTTCGCACTtggttgctgtttgttctctaataacaaacctctgaggccttcacaaaCCATTGGTGGTACTGTATTGTATTTAGGGGTATCACAGTAGGATGCAtgcttttggatttttgtttataGTGAAAAtacatgtataatttttctCCCACTTTAAAGTTCACTACTTCATGTTGGTCTGTGacataaaattccaacaaaGTGCAATAAGGTTGTGGCTTTAATGTGAAGCACAACTTTTATGAGTACCTTTGCAAGGAACTGTAAGTATTTTTAACTTCCTGGTAATCTGGTCATCCctttttacaaaattatgaTAATTAGTGTTTCATAGTTTTTCAATTAAACTCTCTATTTTGGACATTGAAGTCTAACATCAGTGTTTTGTGTCTGACAGCTATCTTTGATGGTGAAGATGATCCCCAGCCCTGACTGGTTTGTCGGTGTGGACAGTCTCAATCTTTGTGAGGGTAACCggtggaaacaggaagtgaccgtcgACCTCCAGCCTTATGATGCAGGAACGGACAGTGGATTCACTTTTTCTTCTCCCAACTTTCCCACCAGCCCCCCTGAAAACATTACAAAGGTATGAAGAAACCATCATCTGTTTATGTCCTTCACTAAGCTGTTGCTGCCTCAAATTCTGGTGTCTCTGTCTTGTTTTTGGAGTACGTAAGCAGAATGGGAACAGGGCATCATTCTTAGCTGTCTGTGGCTGAATGATTGCTTGGCAGCCCTCACGTCTGACCTGaagtgatttaaataaaaaggggCCCCTTATATAACAGACTATCCATCCTTTTGCAGCATGTGCTTTAAAGCTGGCTAATGTGCACTGGGGGTTCTACTGAGAATCTGTTGCTTTTTCTGATGAACTGCTCGCTGACTGCTTTTCAGATCACGTCACAAATGCCGAACCATCCAGCCAATTCCTTCTACTACCCTCGACTAAAGGAGCTTCCACCTATTGCCAGCATAAAGATTACCCGACAGCGTCGAACACCAGACCGCCAAACTTCTATTTCTAATCACATTCTGCCAAACTCCATCAATCCTCAGCGTTTCTCAGGTAATAACACAAAGTTTTTcctcacaaaaatatttataccccTGAAAGTATTTAGACTTTTTCCTACCAGCTACTGGTAGGAAAGAAGCTGGAGTTGCTGTTTGAGGTTGAACCACAACAGTGTGGAACCCAACTCCGGGTAGAGGGGCTTCCCAGGGTGTGGGGATTACCCACAAGCTCTCAGCTGATTGCCTCAGTTTTAGAGATTACTAGCATGAGGGGTCACCTCTTTGTGGCATTAAGTTGCAAGAGGGAAGGTTCTGACCTTTTGCACTGAACAGCAGTTCAGATTACCCGGCCTTCTTGGagtccaaaaaatgttttgcaatttAACTGAGCATGAGTTGATCATAAGTGTGCTTGATACCAGGTCATCTTGGGCTAAAGGTCGATGATCAGTGTTGTAATCTTATCATTTGACCTGCTGCGGCTGAAGAGAGGGCTAGAGATATTAACTCATTGCCACCTGGTAGCGAGCTGAATCCACTGGCAGCGATTTGTTAGACAGATCTGGTAAAACCAAACATATGTTGAGAGTGAGCTGCGAACATCTGGTGGAGGAACCTGTTCAACTTATGCCTGCTGGAGTCCCCAGCAGGCATATGTCCCCAACTTCCCTTGGGGAAGTTGGGGACATGAAATCAGAATGGGGCAGGACCTTCACTGCAGACGTGGCTTTCGAGAGCTATGGCCTAAAATATATTGCCATTTGTTGTGTTGGTGACCAGAGGATCTGCTGATGGACCCCAGAGGTGATGGAACCTGCTGGGTTGAAGAAGGCCTTGAAGGGTTGGTTGTCTCTAAATACTGTCAAATAGCACAGGtatagaaaaaacaagacagactGCAGCATCtgtgttttgtctgattttgaatTAGGGAACTGCAGACCCAGACTGATGTTATTGTAGACCGGTGGAAAGAGCACTTTGAGAATCTCCTCAATCTTGTCTCTTTACTGTGAGAGAGTCGGAAACTGAAGACTCGGAAGAAGGCATTCCATCACAGTAGCAGAGGCCACTGAGATAGTTAAATAGCTCTCCATTGGCAGGATGTCAACCTACAAGGATGAGATTTTGCGTAGGTCCATCATAGTTAATAGACCTCTTCAGTGCTGCATATTGAAAAGGCACAGGGGCAACACCAGAGTAGCATGATAGTTTAGTGGTCACACTTTTTAAGACAGGGAACAAAGAGTGAATTCCAACCCTTGAAAGATCACACTTCTCACCCTCCCTGGGAAAGACTAGACCATAGGTTTACTCTTCCAGAACAATATAATCcatctgtttgtctgtctgcaTGTATATGACTGCTGCAGAACAGGCATTTCTTTGGGCAgtgtttcttcattttcttcttctctctttaaACCCAGCAACACCTTTGGATTGCGAAGTCTCCCTCTGGTCATCTTGGGGTCTGTGTCTTGGTCCCTGCTCCAGAGGTGGAGTTCGTCACCGCACACGTTACATACTTCTGCGGCCAGCAAACGCTGGCAGCCCCTGCCCTGAGCTGGAGGAACAGGATGAATGTGTGCCACACAACTGCATAAAGAAACGCCAGTAATTGTCAAAGCAGGAGCATAAAAACAACCAGTGATGAACATTGGACTCTCATGCTATCAGTGCtggactgaaaaaaaacattttatcatgttgagAATTTATCAGATTTTTGAAGTGAAGCAATAAGAACTCAATGTGTATTGTCACAAAAAGAGACGTCTGCAAATCAGCAGAACTAAGAAAAAACAGACGTCTCTTGGAAAAACTGGCTGGTGGATGAAGATTAAAGagctaaaatgttatttagtctgactttatttttgcaactgTTGTACAACCTGTGTTTGCACAAAGGTTgagttgttttgtaaaatgtaaataaaagtgaaatacaaCCATTTGTAAATTATCtccaaaaatatatgttttattcaatATAACAGAAATATGAATTAATTTGGGTTGAAACAAAGAATTTGTGtaccatttttcattttttcaaataaatgcgCATTTTGTTGTAGCGTTCATGCCAATACTGTGTTAAAAACGTTGGGACAAACATGGGTGAAGATTTTCCAGTGAactaaaatccaattaaaacaCGTGAACAAAAATACCTAAAAGTATATCTATCTCTAGAGCCAAATCCAGTCATCCtacagaaaaaactttttttcagctgCTTGTATCTGGGATCTTGTTCAATCAATAATAACCCATATTGCAGCATCCGAGGTGAGGGGTTGGAACATAGACGGACGGTAAATTGAAAAGTGTTGCTTGTCTCAGCTTTCTTCACTACACCAGACCAGAACAGCACCCACATTACTGCAAACAAAGCATTTATCTGATTATCCTTTCTCTAGTCTATTACCATCAGAGACCAAGATACTTAAAGTCCTTTGCTTGAGGCAGGACAATCTGTATCTGACTGACAGCAGATAAATCCCCTTTTCTTTCTTGACATTAACGAGATCCAGATAGGATGATTTTGACATGATGCTTGTTTCTCATCATTAAGTTTAAGGATCTGTGATGGTTTGATGCTTATAGCAGAAGTAATTCAACATCCACAAAGGAAACACTGATGTTTAACAAGTAGTacatgtttaagaaaaacacacactagTCCTCATGTTATTttatgagattttatgtgacttgCCTGAACATTTCTCatattaacaacaaataaacataataaagagGAGCCAAGCAGTGGAAATCATACggacaaataaaacaatgcacCTTTTAATCAATGTTTATAAAACGTTCCTTTACTCACTTATGCTCTGTGAGAATTAAGACACATGGCTGCCTGCTTACTTAAAAATGGCTGCTTGTATCCAATTCAAAATGATggaatgtaaaaatattattgctgcACAGATATAGTTCACATCAACTACATTCTTACGTGAGTACTGCTCTTACATGTGCACAGAAAGATCCACACTAAGATCCTTTGACCTACTGCATACCTTCACTGGACTATAGCAGCATTGGATTACATGAATAACCTACACATGTTTGGGTTGTAAATCTCTTCTAAAGTAACTGTAATCCCATATTTATAAATATCTCCTGCCATAAGAATTAACCAACAGGCTGAATTGATATGTGAAGCTTCTTCAAAGACCAATGTGCAGATATTTAAAAGAATGTCAGATTGGCACACAGTCAtgtaaagaaatttgacattaaataatCACGAGAAAAGCTCACAGATTGATGCATATTCTAGTTAGCTACTGAAAGACAGTGACTTAACTGCACTTAAAGGATGGAGAGTTACCTCGTTTTACTCACTAAGcaacaaacatgaaaagaaatatatatctttttattatttcctttatttaaccaggtaaacaacattgagatctagatctcattttcaagagggacctgggcagaagtctgcaatacacagcatcctgattacaaaataaaactaattaatatatatgcacaagtgtaaaacaatagaaaacaatttaaaagcagtgacaCTGTTTAATAGAATCTCTTTGCCTGTTTTTAAGAACCATTCAAAATAAATCCAGTGAAATCAGTTCTGACATCTAGAGTTCAGACTGGAGCTGATTCCAGGCCGTAGGAGCCATCACACTGAATGCTTGCTTCTCCCTTTTAGTTCCAAAACGTGgaacatgcaaaagaaaaatgttatttgagcGTAAAGAATGGGAAATAACAGCTCTGTGTAAGTTATTTCCCATTCTTTACGCtctaataacatttttcttttgcatgttcCACTTGTTTGAACTGAAAAGGGGAAGCCAGCATTCAGTGTGATGGCTCCTACAGCCTGGAATCAGCTCCAGTTCCCTGCTAAGAAAAGTTAGGATACCCTACCCCCTAAAAGCTAACGTTACCCAATTTGCCTGAAATAGCTTGAGTTAGGAGGCTATTGTAACCATCTACAAGTCTCTGACATCTGTGTGAGGAAAggttttgctgcttttcaccTCCAGGTGAGATTTTAAGAGGTTTCTTCCATGTTCAGCCCCTGTACTGATCCTTACTTGTAGGACAACAATTGGGATTAATAAAGCTCCCTTTATAAAAGGGATAAGATGTCTTATATTtgtcaatatatatatatattttttacataataaacttgaaatgtgtattgtttttgtattttgccaTCTgccattttattgtattattctGTTAGCAGcttacttcacaaatcagtgaaacAAAACAGCACCCCCTAGTGGTCACAATCAATAGCATTCCATAATCACAACTGCATTCGTACTGCTGCAATTAACGCTATTATTGCTTATAaccagtggtgggaagtaacgaagtacttcgtcactgtacttaagtacaattttcatgtatctttacttaagtagatttagcAGTGGATACTTTCGACTTTAACgccactacattttacagtacgtatctgtactttctacttcactacatttctacaaaaccgtcgcgttactcgttacatccaaaTCCCATTTTGGTACAATGTGAGGTTCAGGGACTTAACGTGGAAAATCaaggattttctttctttgattcCAGGTGAGAGGCTCCCTGAATAATAACCACTGCGGGAAAGTAACGCCTTCGTCTTCCACTAGGGGTCAGtgtttcttcatattttctctgtCTCCGCAGTGCTGCCAGTCTACCAGGAGGAGTGCGTTTGATTGTTGCAGGGCTCAATGGCGGACAGAGCAGGATAGTCGCGTTAACACCGAGGACAAAAACGTTTCGACTGGGAGATTTGTGGTCCGCCGCCGCCGCGTATCCCCGGGAACAGCGACCAAAACGTGCTCAGTTTTGCATTAGCT contains:
- the LOC102236381 gene encoding spondin-2-like; translated protein: MMSSEHPACGWLHKLLVLLVKLHFAFAEPLQPLNRTGCTAKGPASYILVFTGHWSPQAFPKQYPLFRPPAQWSKLIAASHNHHFKLWEEGSSASPGVQSFAEVGVTVELMKAAKEARKKRTIGVMYRTAGIPNGIGHSSTEMLMVPRNPLLSLMVKMIPSPDWFVGVDSLNLCEGNRWKQEVTVDLQPYDAGTDSGFTFSSPNFPTSPPENITKITSQMPNHPANSFYYPRLKELPPIASIKITRQRRTPDRQTSISNHILPNSINPQRFSATPLDCEVSLWSSWGLCLGPCSRGGVRHRTRYILLRPANAGSPCPELEEQDECVPHNCIKKRQ